The following DNA comes from bacterium.
TTTGCCAACCCACTTTGCACCCATTTCCAATGCCTTCTTCCTGTGGGCTTCTGATCTTGAGAATACGTAAACCTCCATCTTTCTGTGGATGGCGATTTGTAGTACAATGTGTGCAGATGAACCAAAACCCACAAGTCCAAGTTTTTGTCCTTCTGTCAGATTTGTAAGCTTAAAAGCCCTATATCCGATTACGCCTCCACATAAAATTGGAGCAAAGCTGAAAATATCTATCGTTTCAGGTAGTCTATAGATGGCGGTCTTATTCGCGATCATATATTCAGCATAACCGCCATTTACATGAAATCCCGTGAAGGAAATATTTTCGCAAAGATTACTTAATCCTTTTTTGCAATATTTACATTCGCCACATGTTGAATGAAGCCATGGTACTCCGACAAGTTCACCCTTTTTAAACTCTTTCACCCTGGCGCCTAAATTTTCTATCCTGCCAATAACCTGATGTCCTGGAATGATTGGATATCTGGGAGGTATGATATCTCCCTCAACGATGTGTAAATCAGTGTGACAAACTCCACAGGCTAACACCCTGATGAGGACCTTGTTCTCTTTAGGTTGCGGGATCTCCAGCTCTTTTAAAATAAGTGGTTGATTTTCAATTGGAGCTGGTTTTTCTAAAACCATTGCCCTCATAGCAGGTTTGCCACTCCTGATATTTCTCTTAATAGCCACCTCTTTCTAAATATTCCATGAGAAAAGTTTACAGATGTTGGTTCAAAGGTTATGAATATGTAAGGAGCAGGTTCACCGAACTTTTTCATAAATCCCGTTCTTAATACGATTTTAAAGTTCCCATTAATTAAACTCATAAGGTGATCCATGCTAAAAATTATGCCGCTTCCAGTAAAATTTCTCGTTTTGGTGTTTAAAAACTCTAAGCTTAGGAAATTTCTTTCATAAAAGAAGTGAATAACAGCATCATTTCCCCAGTTAAACCTTATAAAAGGAAGCGTTAATCTTATATCTTCTGCGTGTTCAATTTCATTTGAAGGATAGAGATGTTTTATGCCAACCTCTCCCTGTAAAAGTAGAGTTCGTACAATTGGAAACCTCGTTAAATGATAGAGAGAGGTTACGATGTCTTTATTTGAAAAATGTATCCCAATAGAATGAGTCTGGTAAACGTCAGGATTAATTTTTGTCAAAACTACCGATGAAAAACTAAACTGTGAAGCCCATGGAAATGACTCCCCATAGAGGTTCATTTGCCTTAGATATCCATATTTTTTGATATAGAGAATGTGGCCTACTCCGAAACCAAAATAATTTTTGTTGCCTGATAGTGAAAAAGCAATGCTTGTTGCAGGTATGCCATTGTAAAAGGTAATAAGTTGGCTACTACGAGGGCTACTAAAGTAAACTGTACCTGCATATTCCAAAAGATTCAGAGGAGAGTGCCCCTGGAACTGGATTCCTTCAAAGGTTATTTTTGCACTTTTTAGATCCGGCAGGTAATTCATATTGAAGGTTAAAACTGGTAAGATAAGATCGGGATATGCGAGCTCTTTCAGGTAAGCAAAATTGCTTACTTTTTCTACTTCTCTAAGAGGAGAGTTTTCTTGGTCCAGGGATGTATTTTGTTTGGTTTCAAAATCCAATTCAAAATCTTTGAAATTCCTTAGTGATGACGTGCATAAATATTCACCATCGATGTCAATTGTCACATAATAAACCGTTTCTGGATCCAGAGCAGGGTAATAGGCGAGAACCGGCTCATCAAAAATTTTAAGCTTTCCGTTTCCGATGTCAAAGAGGAATAAACTCCACTTCCCGTTAAAGTTACCAGGGAATAGAAGATTATTCCCCGTTTTTTGAAAATAACCAATTTCAAAAGGTAAATCAGTTATTTTTTCCAACTTCTCTTTTGACAATCTGAATATCTGGTTTCCTTCCAAATCTTTATGGGCTAAAAAATAGAAGGAATTGTCATCTAACGAAACTTGCTGAATTTTTAAATTATCAAAGTAAGCTATTTTTTCATGTTTTCCGTTCCAGAATTTCCACAATGAAGACCCCTCGATTTCGTCAATCACATAGAAAATTGTGTCTCTTGAAACATCAAAGGCTCTTATTCTGCCATTGAAAAGATAGTTGAATTTACCGGAACTATCAATTTTCACTATAGCATTGGTAAAGTAGATACCGTAATAGGAGATGTTAGCATTACCCTTTTTTACATCAGGTATCCCCAAATATATGGAATTTTCGGCTATAACAGGGGGAAGAGAAATGTCACCGGTATAGATTTTGTCAATTTTCCAGGGTGTGGGATCAAATACGCATAAATCCGATTCATAGTAATTATGCTCCCACGATACTCTTTTGTAATTTGTTTTTACGTAGTAAACTTTCCTTCCAAAACTTCGCAGGTATTTGATGTGGTAACCTCGATCTATGTATGATTTAGAGAGGGGATAAAATCCCCTTTGAAATTTTAGTTTGCGTTGCCATCGCTTCCATAGTGAGCTTAGTGGCTTTTTATAGGCAATGATGGCTGGAATGTCGATTAAAGGTATAGTGAAAGGCATTCTTCCTACAGTGGTATAGTACTTTTTTAGTTTTTGCTCACCATAATCCTTTATTAGGAATTCTGTGAATTCTGAACCCATTAAGTATACAATTTCTCCCTGTGGGTAATCTACGGGATCGTGGTTCAAATAAACACCTTGTCTTAATTTTCTCCTTGCATTTAATATTTTGAGATATGCGTCGAAATAGCCTTCATTGAGCCTTCCATCCTTAGGGTCGAGATTCGACTCGTTATATACAGCGATTCCTTCTTGCATATAGCTTGGTAAAAACAGCATATTGGGTAAATATATTTTTCCAAAAAATAGTCGAAAAATGTTGGCAGGAAAGCCTATGTTTGAAAGTTGAGTGTGGTGTGTATATTCATGAACCGATACTGTCCGCCACCAGGATTTCATCGTACCAAAGTGAAAATCCGGTCCAGGAACATAGTTAAAAATTGAAATACTTCTCGATACTGGGTCAGAATAGCCGTTGGATATTGTGCCTATGTCTTCAATAAAAATGTGAGGGGTAGGAGGATTACCACCAGTTGTTTTTAAAATATTGTTCCTGTTTTGCTCGAGAAAATTGCAAATTTTTACCGCATTTATCGAGTCCTTTTGATAATACACGACAAAATTTCTGCTCTTTATAGCGTTTATGAACAAATGGTTAGTTAGCACTAATATTATTAACATTTTCCGAATTTTCCCTTTTGTGAAGATATTCCTGTGACAAAACCCCAATTATTATAAGAACAAGTCCGATAATAGTTGATGTGTAAATTTTTTCCTTCAAAAACAAGGAAATGAAAAGCAGTGAGAGAAAAGGAGAAAAATAGATGAGATTGCTGACCCTTGAAGTATCTTTGACGGTATTTAAGGCTTTTAACCACAGGAGAAAGGTGATTCCCATCTCAAAAAGCCCTACGTAAACCCCACCAAGGATCGCAAGGGAGGAAGTGATTTTCAACGGTTTTAGTACAAGTGTAAAAATAAAAAGATATAAATTTCCAAATAAAAAATTGAAGAAGAGCTTCGTTTCTGCTTCTCTTTTGTCAGTCATATTTATTAGCCAATAAACTGCCCAAATTACCGTGCTAAGTAGTGCCAAGGATACACCGATAGGATTTTTGAAAGAGAGATTTTTTATATCATCCTGCGTTATTGTAATGAAGGCGCCTGAGAAACTCACAAGAAGTGCAAATAACTTTAAAAGAGATATCCGCCTTTTTAAAAAAATGGAGCTTAAGATTGTTAAAACTATTGGCCATAGATAGTTTAGTACAAGCGCTTCCTGTGCCTTTAAAAGACTATATGCTGTGAAGAGAACAATATAGTATAAAAAGGGATTCAAAAAGCCGAGAACCGCTGACCGCGTGTTTCTTTTAAAATTTTTGATTTCAATAAATAATTTGTTTGTTGCGGAAAGCCATAGTAGATAAACAAGAAGAGAAACGACAGATGATATTAGGAGTAGACCGAATTGATTTGTGTATCTAAGGGTTAATTTGAATGCAGTGGCCTGTGTAGACCACAGAAGGACAGATAATATGGCGTAAATCATTCAACAAAATTTTTATTAGAAGGTCAATTTATTCAGGCGCCTATGTGAAAACCTGGCCACTCGGTCTCGTAGTCTTCAAACTTTTTAGCGTAGTCTCTTTCTGTTTCTAAAAGTTTATAGTGGGATAATTCTACTGTAGAAATGTATTCTAAGGTTTTCTTTATCATTTCGTCAGAAAAGAGGTTTATCATTGATTTATAGAACTCTGAAGCCTTTAACTCTGCTTGCATTGCAATTTCAAGAACATCAGAAACAGGTAGCTTTTCCACTTCAGGACCGATTTCCGGAAGAGGGACGGGTGATTTTTCAGGTAGTAAAACTGTTTCACCAGGGAAGTTCTGTGAAAAAAGTTTTTCGAAGAATTCTCTATGTTTTTCCTCTTCCTTAGCGAGAAACTCGAACTTGTCTTTCAGCACGAAATTTGAAATCCGATTTTTCATTTTTTCGTATAATTCTTTTGATTCTACTTCACTCTTGATTGCTGTCAGTATCACATCTTTTAACGAAAATTTACTAAGATCCATAATTCCTCCTTTTTTAGCTTAATTATAACCTCATAGTTGTGAATTATTTCAGGTGGTTCTCAAAATCTTCAACATCTCTTGAGCATTTTTTAACATAGCGTGGTTATTGTTAAAAAAAACGTAGATCTTTTCGGGCTTTGTTTCAAGGATTTTTTCTGCCACTTCTCTTAGTTCGTTTTCTGTGTAATCATGTGCATACCAGCGATCTCTTCCGTGCATTCTTAAGTAAACAACACCATTTATGTTAAAAATAGTCCGAGGTAAATTGGGGGCATCTACGGAAACCAATGTGATACCAAGAGATTTTGCCCAATCAACGGTCTCATCTACAAACCAGCTAATGTTTCTTGGCTCAAGTGCAAATCTTTGACCCAGGTTAGTAAAAATAACAAATTTCTCGATTTTATCCTTGAAATCGGTTTTTATAGAGGGAGGAAGCTGAAAAAGATAGAAATCTATACAAAAATCAAGGGGTTCAAAGAGACTTTTAAAGGCATCCCACGTCGAATAAGATTCTTCACCGAATTTACGCAAATGGGTAACTCTTCGAGTCACTTTAACTGCCCATCTTAGTCCATTGGCAGATTTAGCCCAACCTTTTATTTGGGATGGAAAGGGAAACCGGTAGAAAGAGGCATTAAGTTCAACGGCATTAAGATTTGAATTTTTAATATACCAGTCTAAAGAGTTTCCGAGGTTCCAAGAATATCGCCACCCAGAAGTCCCAACATATACCTGCATAAGAATATTTTTAATCAAATCTTGTGTAAAGTAAAATCTGAGTACTACACTACGTTATAGTTCCATTCTTATTATTTCTCCATACTTTGAAAGTTCGTTTAAGTTCAATTTTGTACTATCGCCAATAACAATCATTGAGATGCTATCCGGCTTAAGGTAAGTTTTTGAAGCCTCTTTAATATCATCCAGGGAGATATTTCTTATAGCCTCTTGCATCTTCTTATAGTAATCATCCGGAAATCCGAATAGGCTTCTTAATGCTAATCTCTGAACGTATGCCCAGTCGCTTCTGATGGAGGTAACTGTTGAATTTAGGAAAGAATCTTTTGAAAATTTTAGTTCTTCCTCAGTTATGTTCCCATTTAGCATCTGATTTATAGCATCAAAAATGTGATAAATTGAGGTTGTAACAGCATCGCTCCTTGTAGCTGTAAAAGAGTAAAATCCACCCTTAATACTGCTTAAAATGTGGAAGTAGGCATAAGTTGCATAAGCCAATCCCAACTCGTTCCTCACCTTAGATACTATTTTAGAATTAAACCCGCCACCAAGGATATCGCCGACTATAAATACCTTAAAAACATCATCGGAATAACCCTTTGGGCCATCCTGAACCAACATCACATAACCCTGCTCAATTGGTCTTTGGCAAAAGTAAACCTTTTTCCCTTCAACGGGTTGTGGTTTGGGAATTGTCAACTGAGTGGTATCGTTTAGGGAATCTTTAAAGGTGCAGTTTCCGAAGGTTTCAGGCCAATTCCTATCGAAATCTCCTACAATTGAAACTACCATATTTTTGGGCTGGAATATTTTTCTATGTATATTCAATAATTCTTCTCGGGTTATATTCGATAATTTGATGGTATCAGGAGGACTTTCAAGGGGTGTTCCTCTATATAAAATCATAGTGCTCAGAATTCTTGTCATTTCATCGGGGTCGTCAAGGGTTCTTCTCCAATCATCCAATAACTTCGCCTTTTCTAAAACAAGGACTTTTTCATCTATTCTCGGTTCGAATATTATCTCATATATTAATTTTTCTGCAGTGTTAATGACTTTGGGGTCAAAGGTAAAGGTAATAGATGAGTATTCATTCTCGACTCTGTGACTTATTAAAATAGCATTGTATTCAATGGAGTCTATTAATTCTTCAGGGCTGAAGCTTTTTGTTCCCCCTCTTAGCATGTTTCTTAGTAAAAGTTCGGGAATAAGACCATACCCTTTGGGAAGATAGGCCGCACCACCTTTTACGAAGATGGTAACCTCTATGAGGGGTAGTGTATGGTTTTCTTTTAAGTAAATTACTGTTCCCGATGAAAGTGCGATTTTGCCTATGTCTTTTCCGACTTCAGGAACACTCCATTTAAGAGGCTTAAATTTCATTCTCCTTATTTCTTTTGCCATTTGGGATTCTTTACCATCACCAAAAATAAGGGATGAAAGAAGTAAAACGCCCGTTAAAATTCTAAACATTATTCACCTCCTAAGGTTATAATGGATGCATTGCTTTTTCTAAGATATTTTCTAACAGCATTTATAACATCTTCCGGCTGTATTGATTCTATTATTTCAATTTCTTTTCTGTAAAATTCAGGGTCATTGAAAAGCCTCACTCCTCTCGAAACAGTAAAAGCAAATCTGAGCGGGTCTCTTTGTCTATTTACATAAAACATTTTGAAGTTATTTTTAGCCTTTTGGAGAAGTTCTTCTTCAATTCCTGCATTTTTAATGGAATCTACAAGTTCGAAAACTCTTTTTTCCAGTGAATCCATTGGTATACCCGGGGCGGGGTAAAGATATATCCCAAAAAGGGAAGGGCCTTTCCCGTCCCAGCTTGTTGTGAAACTGAATGTGTTTGATGCTATGCCCTTTTCCTCAAGAGATTTTTTCATTATTGATGCATCCGATTCCCCAAATATAAAGGAAAAGATTGAAAGCGCATAGTAATCCTTTTCAGGGTAGTATGGGCCTTGAAAACCGATTGCCATTGTAGGCTTCCCGTGTGAAATAACCTGAGTTCTCCTTGTGCCATTTTGCTTGGGTTCCTTTGTGTATCTTGAAATTCTCAACTTTTTCCCAGTCCAATCTCCAAAATATTTTCTGATTAATTTTATGTCATTTTCGGGATCTACATCTCCTATTAAGACGATAACACAGTTGTCTGGAGTGTAATGGGTCTTGTAATACCACATCACTTGATAAGGCTTGACATTCATTATGTCATCTTCCCATCCTACAACTGGCCATCTCAATGGAGATGCGTGATAAACTGTGGTCATTAAAGCATCCCAGATCTTGTTGTAGGGGTTGTTTTCTCCCATTCTCCTTTCCTCATTTACGACGTCTCTTTCCGAGTAAAATTCACGTAATACTAGATTTTTAAATCTATCTGATTCTATTTTGCACCATAACTCTTTTTTATTTGATGGGAGAAAAACGTAATATTGGGTGCTAACATTGGAGGTCGAAGCATTCATTATTGCTCCACCGTGGGAGAGGTAAATTCTCCATATTTCCTCGGAAATTACATATTTTTTTAATTCCTGTTTAATACTGTCGATTTTTGATGTTAGAGTTTCCTTTGTAGAATCATCCTTAGCGTTTTCTAATTGTTCGTATAGCTCGTCCAGTTTCCTATTTAGCTTTTCTTCTTGTTTGTAGTTGGTAGTTCCCAATTTTTTTGTTCCTTTAAAAAGCATGTGTTCAAGTAGATGTGATACACCAGTTAGGCCTGGGGCTTCGTCTGCTGAACCGGTATTAAATTGTATGAATCCTAAAAAGACCGGGAGCGTCCTATCCTGGATGAAAACTACCCGCAATCCATTCTCAAGCGTGAATAAAGTTATACGTTTACCTGAAGTTGCTACAGTTAATAGAATTAATAAGATTTTCATCAAACCTCCTTTTGTAATAAATTATATTGTTGGAGCTTCGAACTGTTTGGCCGGTGAATCCAAGAAACAATCATTATAATAATCATCAACAAGGAGGGACTATGATAAGTTTTGATGAGCTCAAAAAAATTGCCGAAAGGATTGAAAACGGTGAGTATGAGAAAATCGAACCGGCACAACTTGCCAAAATGATTGATCATACCAATCTAAATGCCTTCGCGACAAGGGTAGATATTGAAAAACTTGTAAAAGAAGCTATCGAATATAACTTTTTTAGCGTCTGTGTAAATCCCGTTAATGTAAGGCTGGCAAAGGAATTAACAGCAGGGAGTGAGGTTAAAGTTTGCTCCGTTGTAGGTTTTCCATTGGGTCAGAATACCATGGAATTAAAGATTAGGGAGGCTGAGAGGGCAGTAGAAGACGGCGCAGACGAGGTTGATATGGTGATCAATATTGGAAAGTTAAAGGAAAAGGATTTTGATTATGTTTCTTCGGAAATTGCAGGAATAAAAAGAATTATCGAAGATAAAATTCTAAAAGTTATTATTGAGGCATGCTATTTGGAGGATGAGGAAAAAATTATGGCAACAAAGTTATGTATTGAGAGTGGTGCGGATTTCGTAAAAACATCAACGGGTTTTGGCAAGGGAGGAGCAACGGTTTACGACGTTTTAATTTTGAGTAATACATCGTCTGGCAGAATCAAAGTTAAGGCAGCGGGGGGAATAAGGACCTACAATGATGCTCTCAAAATGGTAAAAGCAGGAGCTTCAAGAAT
Coding sequences within:
- a CDS encoding zinc-dependent alcohol dehydrogenase family protein, which encodes MRAMVLEKPAPIENQPLILKELEIPQPKENKVLIRVLACGVCHTDLHIVEGDIIPPRYPIIPGHQVIGRIENLGARVKEFKKGELVGVPWLHSTCGECKYCKKGLSNLCENISFTGFHVNGGYAEYMIANKTAIYRLPETIDIFSFAPILCGGVIGYRAFKLTNLTEGQKLGLVGFGSSAHIVLQIAIHRKMEVYVFSRSEAHRKKALEMGAKWVGKLGDTFEERLDGIIVFAPVGETLIESLRYVDKGGTVVSAGIYMSDIPSFPYSLLYEERSLKSTANSTREDVEETIKLAVEIPIRPLISTYPLEHANKALQDVKYSRLDGSAVLIIG
- a CDS encoding DMT family transporter gives rise to the protein MIYAILSVLLWSTQATAFKLTLRYTNQFGLLLISSVVSLLVYLLWLSATNKLFIEIKNFKRNTRSAVLGFLNPFLYYIVLFTAYSLLKAQEALVLNYLWPIVLTILSSIFLKRRISLLKLFALLVSFSGAFITITQDDIKNLSFKNPIGVSLALLSTVIWAVYWLINMTDKREAETKLFFNFLFGNLYLFIFTLVLKPLKITSSLAILGGVYVGLFEMGITFLLWLKALNTVKDTSRVSNLIYFSPFLSLLFISLFLKEKIYTSTIIGLVLIIIGVLSQEYLHKRENSENVNNISAN
- a CDS encoding ferritin family protein; the protein is MDLSKFSLKDVILTAIKSEVESKELYEKMKNRISNFVLKDKFEFLAKEEEKHREFFEKLFSQNFPGETVLLPEKSPVPLPEIGPEVEKLPVSDVLEIAMQAELKASEFYKSMINLFSDEMIKKTLEYISTVELSHYKLLETERDYAKKFEDYETEWPGFHIGA
- a CDS encoding DUF72 domain-containing protein, coding for MQVYVGTSGWRYSWNLGNSLDWYIKNSNLNAVELNASFYRFPFPSQIKGWAKSANGLRWAVKVTRRVTHLRKFGEESYSTWDAFKSLFEPLDFCIDFYLFQLPPSIKTDFKDKIEKFVIFTNLGQRFALEPRNISWFVDETVDWAKSLGITLVSVDAPNLPRTIFNINGVVYLRMHGRDRWYAHDYTENELREVAEKILETKPEKIYVFFNNNHAMLKNAQEMLKILRTT
- a CDS encoding pitrilysin family protein gives rise to the protein MFRILTGVLLLSSLIFGDGKESQMAKEIRRMKFKPLKWSVPEVGKDIGKIALSSGTVIYLKENHTLPLIEVTIFVKGGAAYLPKGYGLIPELLLRNMLRGGTKSFSPEELIDSIEYNAILISHRVENEYSSITFTFDPKVINTAEKLIYEIIFEPRIDEKVLVLEKAKLLDDWRRTLDDPDEMTRILSTMILYRGTPLESPPDTIKLSNITREELLNIHRKIFQPKNMVVSIVGDFDRNWPETFGNCTFKDSLNDTTQLTIPKPQPVEGKKVYFCQRPIEQGYVMLVQDGPKGYSDDVFKVFIVGDILGGGFNSKIVSKVRNELGLAYATYAYFHILSSIKGGFYSFTATRSDAVTTSIYHIFDAINQMLNGNITEEELKFSKDSFLNSTVTSIRSDWAYVQRLALRSLFGFPDDYYKKMQEAIRNISLDDIKEASKTYLKPDSISMIVIGDSTKLNLNELSKYGEIIRMEL
- a CDS encoding pitrilysin family protein: MKILLILLTVATSGKRITLFTLENGLRVVFIQDRTLPVFLGFIQFNTGSADEAPGLTGVSHLLEHMLFKGTKKLGTTNYKQEEKLNRKLDELYEQLENAKDDSTKETLTSKIDSIKQELKKYVISEEIWRIYLSHGGAIMNASTSNVSTQYYVFLPSNKKELWCKIESDRFKNLVLREFYSERDVVNEERRMGENNPYNKIWDALMTTVYHASPLRWPVVGWEDDIMNVKPYQVMWYYKTHYTPDNCVIVLIGDVDPENDIKLIRKYFGDWTGKKLRISRYTKEPKQNGTRRTQVISHGKPTMAIGFQGPYYPEKDYYALSIFSFIFGESDASIMKKSLEEKGIASNTFSFTTSWDGKGPSLFGIYLYPAPGIPMDSLEKRVFELVDSIKNAGIEEELLQKAKNNFKMFYVNRQRDPLRFAFTVSRGVRLFNDPEFYRKEIEIIESIQPEDVINAVRKYLRKSNASIITLGGE
- the deoC gene encoding deoxyribose-phosphate aldolase; protein product: MIDHTNLNAFATRVDIEKLVKEAIEYNFFSVCVNPVNVRLAKELTAGSEVKVCSVVGFPLGQNTMELKIREAERAVEDGADEVDMVINIGKLKEKDFDYVSSEIAGIKRIIEDKILKVIIEACYLEDEEKIMATKLCIESGADFVKTSTGFGKGGATVYDVLILSNTSSGRIKVKAAGGIRTYNDALKMVKAGASRIGASRSVDIVKGAGDLTSSQY